A genomic segment from Ptychodera flava strain L36383 chromosome 23 unlocalized genomic scaffold, AS_Pfla_20210202 Scaffold_23__1_contigs__length_28996876_pilon, whole genome shotgun sequence encodes:
- the LOC139123763 gene encoding mucin-22-like, protein MSNADGSITSTEVTAEGPDAPDGSTPASGTNYADLTASLTLDATNCAEYYKLCAYITSGDDDIANDEYCTGFGSTKAGTKTCTNDIAATTLTVTSPAPATSVFYIDTDIATTFTLAYTVTDSGGSPSDVKVYFSNADGSTKSTEVTAAGTNAPDGSAVSSSGSFAGLTATLSLDATNCTAYTKLCLSITVTDADATNNVVCGNFGTAATNVGTKTCTAPAATTESPTESNAEASSVGFVTFITMIVASVLALR, encoded by the exons ATGAG CAATGCCGATGGATCGATAACGTCAACCGAGGTCACAGCTGAAGGACCCGATGCACCAGATGGCTCTACTCCTGCTTCGGGTACAAATTACGCTGATCTGACAGCTTCACTCACACTCGATGCAACCAACTGCGCCGAGTACTATAAACTGTGTGCGTACATTACATCGGGAGATGACGACATTGCTAACGATGAATACTGCACCGGCTTTGGCAGTACGAAAGCCGGTACGAAGACGTGTACGA ATGACATTGCAGCTACCACATTGACAGTCACATCACCTGCTCCAGCTACAAGTGTGTTCTACATTGATACAGACATTGCAACTACTTTTACATTAGCCTACACGGTTACTGATTCCGGGGGCTCACCAAGCGATGTCAAGGTGTACTTTAGTAATGCTGACGGTTCAACCAAATCGACTGAAGTGACCGCAGCGGGAACTAATGCGCCTGACGGGTCGGCTGTATCGTCATCGGGAAGTTTTGCTGGTCTCACCGCCACGCTAAGCCTTGACGCCACTAACTGCACAGCCTACACCAAACTGTGTTTATCAATCACCGTGACGGATGCTGATGCGACAAACAATGTGGTTTGTGGTAATTTCGGTACAGCTGCCACAAACGTTGGTACCAAAACCTGTACAGCGCCAGCGG CGACAACAGAATCCCCGACAG AATCCAATGCTGAAGCTTCGTCCGTCGGATTTGTTACTTTCATAACCATGATTGTAGCTTCTGTTCTCGCTTTACGTTGA